The Arvicanthis niloticus isolate mArvNil1 chromosome 2, mArvNil1.pat.X, whole genome shotgun sequence genome includes a window with the following:
- the Bhlhe23 gene encoding class E basic helix-loop-helix protein 23: protein MAELKSLSGDSYLALSHGYTATGHAYAAARGPETTRGFGASGPGGDLPAAPASRVPATTVESSGEQSGDEDEAFERRRRRRGPGVAVDARRRPREQRSLRLSINARERRRMHDLNDALDGLRAVIPYAHSPSVRKLSKIATLLLAKNYILMQAQALEEMRRLVAYLNQGQGLAAPVAAAPLTPFGQAAVYPFSAGAALGPCPDKCATFSGSPSALCKHCGEKP, encoded by the coding sequence ATGGCCGAGCTCAAGTCGCTGTCGGGGGACTCGTACCTGGCGCTGAGCCATGGCTACACGGCGACCGGCCACGCCTACGCTGCGGCGCGCGGACCGGAGACCACTCGCGGCTTCGGTGCATCCGGTCCGGGTGGCGACCTCCCCGCGGCGCCCGCTTCCCGCGTCCCCGCCACGACGGTCGAGAGCAGCGGCGAGCAGAGCGGCGACGAGGACGAAGCCTTCgagaggcggcggcggcggcgagggCCCGGAGTCGCGGTGGACGCACGGCGGCGGCCCCGGGAGCAGCGCTCACTGAGGCTCAGCATCAACGCGCGCGAGCGGCGACGCATGCACGACCTGAACGACGCGCTGGACGGGCTGCGCGCAGTCATCCCCTACGCGCACAGCCCGTCGGTGCGCAAGCTCTCCAAGATCGCCACGCTTCTGCTGGCCAAGAACTACATCCTCATGCAGGCTCAGGCCCTAGAGGAGATGCGGCGCTTGGTGGCCTACCTCAACCAAGGCCAGGGCCTCGCGGCGCCGGTGGCCGCCGCGCCTCTGACGCCCTTCGGCCAAGCAGCGGTTTACCCGTTCTCAGCGGGCGCCGCGCTCGGGCCCTGCCCGGACAAGTGTGCCACCTTCTCTGGATCGCCCTCGGCGCTTTGCAAACACTGTGGCGAGAAGCCCTGA